Proteins from a single region of Pseudomonas sp. 10S4:
- the rpsT gene encoding 30S ribosomal protein S20 gives MANTPSAKKRAKQAEKRRSHNASLRSMVRTYIKNVVKAIDAKDAEKAQAAYVLAVPVIDRMADKGIIHKNKAARHKSRLNGHVKALNLAVAA, from the coding sequence GTGGCCAACACACCTTCCGCCAAAAAACGTGCAAAACAGGCTGAGAAGCGTCGCAGCCACAACGCCAGCCTGCGTTCCATGGTTCGTACCTACATCAAGAATGTAGTTAAGGCCATCGACGCAAAAGACGCTGAAAAAGCTCAAGCTGCTTACGTTCTGGCCGTGCCAGTTATCGACCGTATGGCCGATAAAGGCATCATCCACAAGAACAAGGCTGCTCGTCATAAGAGCCGCCTGAACGGTCACGTCAAGGCTCTGAACCTTGCTGTTGCCGCATAA
- the proB gene encoding glutamate 5-kinase — protein MRSKVTGAQRWVVKIGSALLTADGKGLDRAAMGVWVEQMVALHEAGVELVLVSSGAVAAGMSRLGWTVRPSAMHELQAAAAIGQMGLVQAWESSFAEHGRHTAQILLTHDDLSDRKRYLNARSTLRALVELKVIPVINENDTVVTDEIRFGDNDTLAALVANLVEADLLVILTDRDGMFDADPRNNPGAKLIYEARADDPALDAVAGGTGGALGRGGMQTKLRAARLAARSGAHTIIVGGRIDRVLDRLKAGERIGTLLSPERGLLAARKQWLAGHLQTRGTLVLDEGAVAALSKGNKSLLPVGVKLVQGSFRRGEMVVCVAPDGREIARGLANYSALEAQKIIGQSSEAIVGLLGYMAEPELVHRDNLILV, from the coding sequence ATGCGGAGCAAGGTGACAGGTGCGCAGCGTTGGGTCGTGAAGATCGGCAGCGCTTTGCTGACGGCGGACGGCAAGGGCCTGGATCGCGCGGCAATGGGTGTCTGGGTTGAACAGATGGTGGCCTTGCATGAGGCGGGCGTCGAGCTGGTGCTGGTGTCCTCCGGGGCGGTGGCTGCTGGCATGAGTCGGCTGGGCTGGACCGTACGACCCAGTGCAATGCACGAGTTGCAGGCGGCTGCCGCCATCGGTCAGATGGGGTTGGTGCAGGCCTGGGAGTCGAGCTTTGCCGAGCATGGCCGGCATACCGCGCAGATTCTCCTGACGCACGACGACCTGTCCGACCGCAAGCGCTACCTGAACGCCCGTAGTACCTTGCGCGCGCTGGTCGAACTCAAGGTCATTCCGGTGATCAACGAGAACGACACCGTGGTCACCGACGAAATTCGTTTCGGCGACAACGACACGCTGGCGGCGCTGGTGGCCAACCTGGTCGAGGCTGACTTGCTGGTGATCCTGACCGATCGTGACGGGATGTTCGACGCTGATCCGCGTAACAACCCTGGCGCCAAGCTGATTTACGAAGCGCGCGCTGATGATCCGGCGCTGGATGCAGTGGCGGGTGGTACCGGTGGTGCGCTGGGTCGTGGCGGCATGCAGACCAAATTGCGTGCTGCGCGCCTGGCGGCACGTTCCGGTGCGCACACCATCATCGTCGGTGGGCGCATTGATCGTGTGCTGGATCGTCTCAAGGCTGGCGAGCGCATCGGCACCCTGCTGTCGCCTGAGCGCGGCTTGCTGGCTGCGCGTAAGCAGTGGCTGGCCGGGCATCTGCAAACCCGTGGCACCCTCGTGCTGGATGAGGGTGCGGTAGCGGCATTGTCCAAGGGCAATAAAAGTTTGCTGCCGGTGGGTGTCAAGCTGGTCCAGGGCAGTTTCCGTCGTGGAGAAATGGTGGTGTGTGTGGCGCCAGACGGTCGCGAAATTGCTCGTGGTCTCGCTAACTACAGCGCCCTTGAGGCACAAAAAATCATCGGTCAGTCGTCTGAGGCGATTGTCGGTTTATTGGGTTACATGGCGGAGCCAGAGCTGGTTCACCGCGATAACCTGATTCTGGTCTGA
- the rplU gene encoding 50S ribosomal protein L21: MSYAVIVTGGKQYKVAPGEYLKIEKLEIATGESVTFDRVLLVADGDDVNIGAPVVAGATVVAEVISQGRHDKIRIIKFRRRKHHMKRMGHRQWYTEIKITGIQA; this comes from the coding sequence ATGTCGTACGCAGTAATTGTTACTGGTGGCAAGCAATACAAGGTCGCCCCAGGTGAATACCTGAAGATCGAAAAACTGGAAATCGCTACCGGCGAATCCGTTACTTTTGATCGCGTTCTGTTGGTCGCCGATGGCGATGACGTGAACATCGGCGCTCCAGTTGTTGCAGGCGCTACCGTTGTGGCTGAAGTGATTTCCCAAGGTCGTCACGATAAAATCCGCATCATCAAGTTCCGTCGTCGTAAGCACCACATGAAGCGTATGGGCCACCGCCAGTGGTACACCGAGATCAAAATCACCGGTATTCAGGCTTAA
- a CDS encoding CreA family protein: protein MRVAKGLLGLLLAMPLLASAEEIGRVSTVFKFVGPNDRIVVEAFDDPKVDGVTCYLSRAKTGGVKGGLGLAEDRAEASLACRQVGPISFKGELKDGEEVFKERTSLVFKTMQVVRFLDKKRNTLVYLVYSDRLIEGSPQNAVTAIPILPWAHAQ, encoded by the coding sequence ATGCGCGTGGCAAAAGGATTGTTGGGTCTGCTGTTGGCAATGCCGCTGCTGGCCTCGGCCGAGGAAATTGGTCGGGTGTCGACGGTGTTCAAGTTTGTCGGCCCGAATGACCGCATCGTCGTCGAGGCTTTCGATGATCCGAAGGTCGATGGCGTGACCTGCTACTTGTCGCGCGCCAAGACGGGCGGCGTGAAGGGTGGCTTGGGTCTGGCTGAAGATCGCGCTGAAGCGTCCTTGGCTTGCCGCCAAGTCGGGCCGATCAGCTTCAAAGGCGAGCTGAAGGATGGTGAAGAGGTGTTCAAGGAGCGCACTTCGCTGGTCTTCAAGACCATGCAGGTGGTGCGGTTCCTCGACAAGAAGCGCAATACGCTGGTGTACCTGGTCTATAGCGATCGTTTGATCGAGGGTAGCCCGCAGAATGCGGTGACGGCGATTCCGATCTTGCCATGGGCTCACGCTCAATAA
- the cgtA gene encoding Obg family GTPase CgtA, which translates to MKFVDEVSIRVKAGDGGNGCMSFRREKFIENGGPNGGDGGDGGSVYMIADENLNTLVDYRYTRHFDAERGSNGGSTDCTGKKGEELVLRVPVGTTVIDSATQEVIGDLTKAGQRLLVAHGGWHGLGNTRFKSSTNRAPRQTTPGKPGEARDLKLEMKVLADVGLLGLPNAGKSTFIRSVSAAKPKVADYPFTTLVPNLGVVSVDRWKSFVVADIPGLIEGASDGAGLGIRFLKHLSRTRLLLHLVDMAPLDDASAPDAAEVIVSELTKFSPSLAERDRWLVLNKCDQILEEEHDERVKEIVDRLEWTGPVYVISAISKLGTERLCHDIMRYMEDRADRLANDPAYKEELADLDQRIEDEARAQLQALDDQRALRRTGVKSVHDIGDDDWDEEDVDDEDGPEIIYVRD; encoded by the coding sequence ATGAAGTTTGTTGATGAAGTATCTATTCGAGTAAAGGCCGGCGACGGCGGCAACGGTTGCATGAGCTTCCGTCGCGAAAAATTCATTGAGAACGGTGGTCCGAACGGCGGTGACGGTGGTGATGGCGGCTCGGTCTACATGATCGCCGACGAAAACCTCAACACCCTGGTGGACTACCGTTATACCCGGCACTTCGATGCCGAGCGCGGTTCCAACGGCGGTAGCACCGACTGCACCGGTAAAAAAGGTGAAGAGCTGGTACTGCGCGTTCCAGTGGGCACGACCGTTATCGACTCCGCCACTCAGGAAGTCATTGGCGACCTGACCAAGGCCGGCCAACGTCTGTTGGTGGCTCATGGCGGCTGGCACGGTCTGGGTAACACCCGTTTCAAATCCAGTACCAACCGTGCTCCGCGTCAGACCACTCCGGGTAAGCCGGGTGAGGCGCGTGATCTCAAGCTGGAAATGAAAGTGTTGGCCGACGTTGGCCTGCTGGGCTTGCCGAACGCTGGCAAAAGTACCTTTATCCGTTCGGTGTCGGCCGCCAAGCCGAAAGTCGCTGACTACCCGTTCACCACGTTGGTGCCGAACCTGGGCGTGGTTTCTGTCGATCGCTGGAAAAGCTTCGTGGTCGCGGATATTCCGGGGCTGATCGAAGGGGCTTCCGACGGCGCGGGCCTGGGGATTCGCTTCCTCAAGCACTTGTCGCGTACCCGCCTGCTGTTGCACCTCGTGGACATGGCGCCACTCGATGACGCCAGCGCACCAGATGCTGCTGAAGTCATCGTCAGCGAACTGACCAAGTTCAGCCCGTCCCTGGCTGAGCGTGATCGTTGGTTGGTGCTGAACAAGTGCGACCAGATCCTTGAAGAAGAGCACGATGAGCGCGTCAAGGAGATCGTTGATCGCCTGGAATGGACCGGTCCGGTCTACGTGATCTCGGCCATCTCCAAGCTCGGTACCGAGCGTCTGTGCCACGACATCATGCGATACATGGAAGATCGTGCTGATCGCCTGGCGAACGACCCGGCCTACAAAGAAGAGTTGGCAGACCTCGATCAGCGCATCGAAGACGAAGCCCGTGCTCAGTTGCAGGCCCTGGATGACCAGCGTGCCCTGCGCCGCACCGGCGTGAAGTCGGTCCATGACATCGGCGACGATGATTGGGACGAAGAAGATGTGGATGACGAAGACGGTCCGGAAATCATTTACGTGCGTGACTGA
- a CDS encoding polyprenyl synthetase family protein — translation MQPQAFYRAVADDFSAVDGIIKKQLTSRVPLVSKIGDYITSAGGKRLRPLLVLLCGKALGREGDDLRLLAATIEFLHTATLLHDDVVDMSGMRRGRSTANAMWGNAPSVLVGDFLYSRSFEMMVELGSMQVMKILSQATRIIAEGEVLQLSKIRDASTTEETYMEVIRGKTAMLFEASTHSAAALCEATPEQSEALRTFGDHLGVAFQLVDDLLDYKGDAETLGKNVGDDLAEGKPTLPLIYTMREGTPEQAALVRQAIQKGGIEDLESIRGAVEASGSLEYTAQLARDYVARAIKCLDALPASEYRDALVELSEFAVARTH, via the coding sequence ATGCAACCCCAAGCTTTCTACCGCGCGGTGGCGGACGATTTTAGCGCCGTCGACGGCATCATCAAGAAGCAGCTGACTTCCCGAGTGCCGCTGGTATCGAAAATCGGCGACTACATTACCTCGGCCGGCGGTAAACGCCTGCGTCCTCTACTAGTGTTGCTGTGTGGCAAGGCCCTGGGTCGCGAAGGCGATGACTTGCGCCTGCTGGCCGCCACTATCGAGTTCCTGCACACCGCCACCCTGCTGCATGACGACGTGGTCGACATGTCCGGCATGCGCCGTGGCCGTTCGACCGCCAACGCCATGTGGGGCAACGCCCCAAGCGTGCTGGTCGGCGACTTCCTGTATTCGCGCTCCTTCGAAATGATGGTCGAACTGGGCTCCATGCAAGTCATGAAGATCCTTTCGCAAGCCACGCGGATCATCGCCGAAGGCGAAGTGCTGCAGCTGTCGAAGATCCGTGACGCCAGCACCACCGAAGAAACCTACATGGAAGTCATCCGCGGCAAAACCGCGATGCTCTTCGAAGCTTCGACCCACAGCGCAGCAGCCCTGTGCGAAGCCACCCCGGAACAGAGCGAAGCGCTGCGCACCTTCGGTGATCACCTGGGCGTAGCCTTCCAATTGGTCGACGACCTGCTGGATTACAAAGGTGATGCGGAAACCCTGGGCAAGAACGTCGGTGACGATCTGGCCGAAGGCAAGCCGACCCTGCCGCTGATCTACACCATGCGCGAAGGCACACCCGAGCAGGCTGCACTGGTACGCCAGGCGATCCAGAAAGGTGGCATCGAAGACCTGGAAAGCATCCGCGGGGCCGTTGAAGCTTCCGGTTCGCTGGAATACACCGCGCAACTGGCCCGTGATTACGTGGCCCGTGCAATCAAATGCCTCGACGCCCTGCCGGCCAGCGAATATCGCGATGCGCTGGTCGAGTTGAGCGAGTTTGCGGTAGCCCGCACGCACTGA
- the rpmA gene encoding 50S ribosomal protein L27: MAHKKAGGSTRNGRDSEAKRLGVKMYGGQVIIPGNIIVRQRGTQFHAGYGVGMGKDHTLFAKIDGVIKFEVKGAFNRRYVSIVPKTAVVAA, from the coding sequence ATGGCACACAAAAAAGCTGGTGGTAGTACCCGTAACGGTCGCGACTCAGAAGCCAAACGCCTTGGCGTGAAGATGTATGGCGGCCAGGTTATCATTCCGGGCAACATCATCGTGCGTCAGCGCGGCACCCAATTCCACGCCGGTTACGGTGTTGGCATGGGTAAAGATCACACTCTGTTCGCTAAAATCGACGGCGTGATCAAGTTTGAAGTAAAAGGCGCTTTCAACCGCCGTTACGTGAGCATTGTCCCGAAGACTGCAGTCGTCGCGGCATAA